Proteins encoded in a region of the Zea mays cultivar B73 chromosome 2, Zm-B73-REFERENCE-NAM-5.0, whole genome shotgun sequence genome:
- the LOC100282642 gene encoding chalcone synthase WHP1: MAGATVTVDEVRKGQRATGPATVLAIGTATPANCVYQADYPDYYFRITKSDHLTDLKEKFKRMCDKSMIRKRYMHLTEEFLSENPSMCAYMAPSLDARQDVVVTEVPKLGKAAAQKAIKEWGQPKSRITHLVFCTTSGVDMPGADYQLTKALGLRPSVNRLMMYQQGCFAGGTVLRVAKDLAENNRGARVLVVCSEITAVTFRGPSESHLDSLVGQALFGDGAAAVVVGADPDGRVERPLFQLVSAAQTILPDSEGAIDGHLREVGLTFHLLKDVPGLISKNIERALEDAFEPLGISDWNSIFWVAHPGGPAILDQVEARVGLDKARMRATRHVLSEYGNMSSACVLFILDEMRKRSAEDGQATTGEGLDWGVLFGFGPGLTVETVVLHSVPITTGAPTAA, from the exons ATGGCCGGCGCCACCGTGACCGTGGACGAGGTGAGGAAGGGCCAGCGCGCGACCGGCCCCGCCACCGTGCTGGCCATCGGGACGGCGACGCCCGCCAACTGCGTGTACCAGGCCGACTACCCGGACTACTACTTCCGGATCACCAAGAGCGACCACCTCACCGACCTCAAGGAGAAGTTCAAGAGGATGT GCGACAAGTCGATGATCCGGAAGCGGTACATGCACCTGACGGAGGAGTTCCTGTCGGAGAACCCGAGCATGTGCGCGTACATGGCGCCGTCGCTGGACGCGCGGCAGGACGTGGTGGTGACGGAGGTGCCGAAGCTGGGGAAGGCGGCGGCGCAGAAGGCGATCAAGGAGTGGGGGCAGCCCAAGTCGCGGATCACGCACCTGGTGTTCTGCACCACGTCGGGGGTGGACATGCCGGGCGCCGACTACCAGCTGACCAAGGCGCTGGGGCTGCGCCCGTCCGTGAACCGCCTGATGATGTACCAGCAGGGGTGCTTCGCGGGCGGCACGGTGCTGCGCGTGGCCAAGGACCTGGCGGAGAACAACCGCGGGGCGAGGGTCCTGGTGGTGTGCTCGGAGATCACGGCCGTGACGTTCCGCGGGCCGTCCGAGTCGCACCTGGACTCGCTCGTGGGGCAGGCGCTGTTCGGCGACGGCGCGGCGGCCGTCGTGGTGGGCGCCGACCCGGACGGGCGGGTCGAGCGCCCGCTGTTCCAGCTCGTGTCGGCGGCGCAGACCATCCTGCCCGACTCGGAGGGCGCCATCGACGGCCACCTCCGCGAGGTGGGGCTGACGTTCCACCTGCTCAAGGACGTGCCCGGGCTCATCTCCAAGAACATCGAGCGCGCGCTGGAGGACGCGTTCGAGCCGCTCGGCATCTCCGACTGGAACTCCATCTTCTGGGTGGCGCACCCCGGCGGGCCCGCCATCCTGGACCAGGTGGAGGCCAGGGTCGGGCTGGACAAGGCCAGGATGCGCGCCACCCGCCACGTCCTCTCCGAGTACGGCAACATGTCCAGCGCCTGCGTGCTCTTCATCCTGGACGAGATGCGCAAGCGCTCCGCCGAGGACGGCCAGGCCACCACCGGCGAGGGGCTCGACTGGGGCGTCCTCTTCGGCTTCGGCCCGGGCCTCACCGTCGAGACCGTCGTGCTCCACAGCGTCCCCATCACCACCGGAGCGCCCACCGCCGCCTGA